TGCCAAAAACGTTAAAGATCTAGTAAAAGGAGGTTACACACTAAAAAGCCTCCAACCCGTGGACATGTTTCCGCAGACGGCACAGGTGGAGTGCATTTCACAGTTAGTTTTAAAAAATAGTTAAGGTTACAATCCCTCAACTGGTGCAAACTTGTAGTATATTTTGATATCCTTATTTTCGGTTACTTCAATTTTGTCAATGAACCTTTAGAAGTATTTTGTTTTAATGTATGGAAGTCCAAAAGCTCATTAAATTGTTTCTTGATGGCAGATATTTTGCTAGCTGCTTGATTCTCTGCCATCATTTTTTTGATTTTTGCTTTATCAACCTCTAATTGTAGGAGTCGCTTTTCTACGATACTTACAAAGTCGTCATAATCCTACTACCTTCATTTTGTCGCCCCTCACTTTTGGTGGCGACTATACCTACTTGCTTATTGTAAGCGGCACATACAATTCTTTCAATTTCTTTTTCTAACTGATGTATGGTTAAGGACTTAAAGTCGTTTGTACAAACACTCTTTGAATATTCAATGTCATCTCCCCTTTCGCTATAGGAGTTGCTCCATGTGGTAGGGGGAGTTGCAATTATTTACAGCGAAGTAAATTTGGCTATTAATAGAGAATGTAACTATTACTATGGAAATATTGAATAATTATACTTTTTTGTGTATTATAATAAAAAAGGAGGGGGAATATGGAATTGATTTGTGATTCATCTAATTTAGAAAATTATTTAATCGAAACGGCTGAAGTAAACTATTCTCACCCACTTATTAAAGAAATGGCTAGTAGTTTATTTAGTCAATTACATTTGGACGTTGATAAGGCTAAAGCTGCGTTTGAATTTGTTAGGGATAAAGTTTCTCACTCATGGGACATTCAAGGGACTTTAGTTACTTCTAAAGCATCGGATGTACTAAGTTATAGACAGGGGATATGTTATGCAAAATCAATGCTATTAGCAGCTTTATTACGTTCGCAAAGGATTCCAACAGGTTTTTGTTACCAACGCCTTATGCTATTTGATACACCAAAAAAAGGTTACAGTATTCATGCTTTAAATGCTGTTTTTTTTAAGTCTTTAAATAAATGGATACGTCTAGATGCTCGTGGTAACAAGGAAGGGATAAACGCACAATTCTCAATTAATAAAGAGAAGTTGGCTTTTTCTGTAAATGAAGGTTGCGATGAAAAGGACTATCCAGTGATTTACAGCAATCCACACCCTAAGACTGTAATAGTATTAAATATGTATACAAATGCAATCGAAATGTATAAGCGCCACTTGCCAACATACGTATGATGTGTTTTAGTTAATATTGTGTAAGAGGAGGATTATGTTGACAGTTGAAAAAAATTTGAGGGTGTGTGAAAAGGGACATACGTATTACAAAAGTAGCGAATGTCCAAGCTGCCCTACCTGTGATAAAGATAAGCCTAAAAATGGCTTCCTTGCGAAACTCAGTTCCCCTGCACGAAATGCTTTGCTTCACGAAGGGATCGACACCTTGAAAAAATTATCAACGTACACTGAAAAAGACATCTTAAACATTCATGGTATTGGACCAGCTTCCTTACCTGTGATGAGAACGTTATTAGTGAAAGAAGGCTTATCATTTAAAAAATGAATAAACAATGTAACGTATTTTAGTTTGATAGGATACTATCAGGAAACAGAAAATGAACACTGCAAGTCAGGAATATTTTATTCACACATTTTCGGCCAGAAAAGGGTGTTTTTTTTGAAATAAACGGGGAAGACGCTTGCGAAAGAAGGGCGCATATATAAAGGGAGTGAGAAAATCAAATGGATTTATATATGCTGCAAAAATGACTAATTCATTAGCAAAAGAAATTTCTGAAAGTAATTGGGATGTGCAATTAACACCACAATTGGGTACATTGAGAAAGCTTTTTAAACATATGGTTCGGGTAAGAGATGTTTATTGTGACGGTTTAAAAACTGGGGATATTTATTTTCCTGGTAAACGGACATCAGGAGAGAACAGTTTGGTTCATGAATTAGAACGGAGTATGAAACAATTAGAAGTTGAATTCAAACAGACAAAATTTAAATCTATAAGAATGGGAACGGAGCACCTCACTATAATGGATTTATTAAGTACAGCAATACAACACGAGGGAATTCATCAAGGACAATATTTTGTGGCACTTAAACAATCAGGATTTAAGCTACCGAAACAGTGGGAGGAGGATTGGCAAAGGTGATTCTAAAAATTTGCATAATATAACTTAAATAAGTAAGAGCCTAGTCAGATAAGTCATTGTAGCTCTTGTACTAGGAATTTTTTTTGAATAAAGCATATATGTTGAAATGTGATAGACAGACGCCTATGCTAAACACAATAATGACACGTGTTACCAAAATTGATGAAAGTTGATTGGAGAAGTGATACTAATGGGGAATACGGATAAATTTGAAATCATTGCTAATACATATGACACGCCTGATAGAATGAAGATTGCACAGGTATCTTCCGATGCCATCCGTCAGTATTTAGTTGACACTAAAAGTAAGAAAGCTATTGATTTTGGATGTGGTACTGGACTTGTGGGAATGAATTTGTTAAATGAATTTAATTCGATGCTTTTCCTAGATACGTCACCAAACATGATTAATCAAATTAAGCAAAAAATAACTGATGTTAATATTCAAAATGCAGATACGTTATGTTTTGATATTGAAAAGGAAAATTTGTCGGGGGTTCATGCCGATTATGTTTTTATGTCTCAGGTTTTACTCCATATTCATGATGTTGAATTAGTATTATCACGACTATTTGATGTGCTAAATGAAGGAGGACATTTACTAATCGCGGATTTTAATAAGAATGAAAACATCGTTTCAGATATCGTGCATAATGGATTTAATCCAGAAGAATTAACCGACATAATGACAAAAATAGGGTACAAAGATATTCAATTTAAAACTTTTTATACAGGCAGTAAAATATTCATGGGGCACGATGCGTCGATGTTTATTTTAGATTCAAAAAAAGAGTAAGGCCCCTTTCAATTTAATTCTAAAGTTCTCTATGAATGGACGGTTAAGTTGGGCGTCCTAAACAAGTGATGTTTTGTATATTTAGGATCATTATGAATCTAATTGGATGTTTTAACAGTTTTGACGAAAACTTTAAAGTCACGACTATCTCTATAATCCTAAGGAGGAGAGAGATGGCAAAAGACTATGAAGTTTTATTTAATACACCTCCAACATTAGAGGAATACATTTATATGTGTTCAAGTGTGTAAACGCTAGAATGAAGTTGACAGTTTTTGCTCAATCAACCTACTACTTTAGTAAAATAGATAGTATGTTATTATACTGGGGGTTAGGGTTTTGGAGGAGAAGTTAGTGTTACATGTAAAGAGCCATGAATTCCGTAAGAGAAAGTTTAAAGTAGCACATTTTCAAGACCGACTGTCTATAAGTATTTAGAAATGACCTTTGGGGAAGGATCTAGTACAAGAAACGATGCTAAAGATTTATATATTAAAAAAGACAGAATAGAGACTTCAACTTTCTTTTCTATGTACTGTGGTCGATACTGCACTTGTTTTTCCAGAATAATACAACTTATCTGGCAAACACAATGGTCGTATGGCTGATTAACGAATCGTACGAACGACTTTAAAAATTTTTAATAAGGACTTTAATGTTTTGAAGAACACTTCACCTATCCCACCGCATGCCTGCCATAATACGAAACCTCTTCTGTATGGTTGTGTGATTCTCAACAAATCAACTATACCAAACGTTGGGGTGTTTTTTCATGCCTATATTTCTTGTCAATTGAGCATACTTCACTATCTACGGGAATTACAGCTCACTAGACGGACAACATTTTTCTTGGTGCGAAAGTTGAGTAATATAGATATGGAAGTTCTAACCCCCTAAGCAAGGAATTATTATAGGACTCTCTCAAAAGCCATACGGGTATCTAGGCCAATATAGATATTTTATTTTTATCGACTACTGGAATCGAAAAATTTTCTGGTAAGAAGAAGGACTGTGCATTCCCTATTCCATGTTGTAGACCAGGACGGAAACATTTTGGGAATTATATCCTAGTAACATGAACTATATTCACAACATAGTGCTACCACAAATGAAACTAAACTGTATCACATGTAAGGTGATGGAAGAATTCAAGCAATCGTGTGCTATTCTGATAAAGTTGTTAAATTGATTACTGCACAGTACAACGGTACTGCACAGCAAAGATATTCATTTTTAGAGTTGAAAGAATGCGCTTATATTTAAATTGAAAATTTGGTAACGGTTATATCTGATAAATATTTTTGTTGTTTTCAAATCCATTGATTTCGGAGAAGTCTACGTATATGCCCATGTTTTGAGTCCTAATAAACTTAGCAGAAAAAGTCAATAATTTAACCTCTTATTTCCTTTTAATTACTTCTATAAAGTAAAATAAGAGTGCTACTTTTTTCACTTACGGGGGCCATACTTCAAGAAAGACGTATGGGTATTGGTGTTGAAGTATAGAGCAGTATTGCGGAAGAAGGGCTCCTAAATATTTGTAGAGAATACCATTAAACAAGTCATGGATAAAGACAGAAGAATATCTGAATAAATCTAAAGTTCAACTTAAAAGAGTTTTTATCGAGAAGATGATAACGTTAAAGGAGAATTACGTTTAGAAGTGAAATAAATAATGTAACTAAGGATACTTAAGATAGTAAACAATTTCATTTAATAGGAGATATTTTAAAAGCTTCTGGAGAAAAAGATAACTATAGCAATAAGGGGAAGGGCAAACCAGTATCTAAGAAAGTACTCAATTTGTGGTCCATGTTACTATTTTTTGAACAAACAAGTAAAGCATATGTGATATAGTTTTAATATCAAAATAATAGTCTGTAAGTGTTAAGCTACTGGAGGTGAAATAATAATGGTACGAAAATTATTTGAAAAAGAAAGAGCCAGAGAAATAGACAAATGTTCAAACATCATAAACTCCGAGGTTTTCTCAGAGCGTGATATTACCTTTCTCCCTGAACCTGTACAAAAATACTTCAAAGTTTGTGGTTATATGGGAAGGCCTAAGATATTTAATGCGGATGTTATTTGGAAAAAAAGTTTTATAAAGTTGTCTCCCGAAAAAGGTTGGACAGAATTAGAAACGAGACAATTTAACTCAGTCATTGAACCCGTAAGAATAGCCTATATGAAAGCTTTATCGATGCCACTCCAAGTTAGAGACATATATCGAGATGGACAGGGACACATGTATGGAAAGCTTTTTAACCTCATTCCTGTAGTGAACGCAAAAGGAAAAGAAATAAGTCAATCCTCATTAATTACATTATTTACAGAAATTTTGTTTATCCCTAGTTATAGTTTACAAAGTTATATTAAGTGGGAACCAATAGACTCAGTAACCGCAAAAGCTAGATTTATTCATAAAAATATAGATGTTACTGGTACTTTTCATTTTGACGAAACAGGAAAGTTTAGTCGTTTTGAAACTAATGATCGTTATTATAATAAAAAAGGGGGAAAGTTCATCAAAAAAAGATTCTCAGCAATTGCGGATAGTTATTTAGAGAAAGATGGCGTGCAAATTCCAAACAAGGTTAGAATTATTTGGCACCTAGATAATGGGGATTACGACTATTTTAAAGGGGAAATAGGCAATATCATTTATAATATAAGAGATTAATTTTAAAATAAGTGTTTTTCACTAAAGCCATATTTATTACAGATAACGGATGTTTTATCTGTGATAATAATGAAGAATAAGGTGAAATCTGAAACAATCTTTTATAGGGCTAACCTAGAATACGAACGATCAGTTTAGAAGAAGAAATAAGGAATAACTTTTATTGGTGGTGTTACGTAGATGTGGAAAAACTATATAAGTTCAATTTCAAAAGACTATTCTTTCAAACCTCCAACATCTAATATTGAAATAGCTCACATTTCAGAGGAACTAAATGTTGAATTACCAAAAAAGTTGCATGAATTATATAGTGAAACAAATGGAGTGTTTGATAGCTTTGATTGTCCTTTAATATGGTCAACGTCACAAATGGTAAAGGATAATCTGTTTTTTAGAAATTTTCCCGACTATAAAGATAGTTATATGCCATTTGAACACTTATTATTTTTCTCAGATAACGGCTGTGGAGACTTATTTGGCTTTGCAATATTAAATGGCAGTATTCAAACAGAAGACATCTATGTTTGGGATCACGAAGATGACAGCAGAACGTGGGTTGCGTCATCATTGGAAGTATTTATTAAAGGTTGGATTACTGGTGAGATTACTACTTAGGTATAGTTCTTTGCTTAAGTAACGGGGGAGTGTCAATAAGTTTGTGTAAGTTAGTTAGGGGTATCGCTCAGCACTAGGAGGGGGGAGGTTTCAGACACCTTCTTAGTGCCCTGTTCCATAACGTTATTTGAATAGATATAGTAGTACCGGCTGAGCTGTGCTGAAACCTCTTAGTGTTGTGCCCATCGGTCGTTGTACTCAACGGATTGAAGGTAAACAATCTTTTCTGCGGCTTTTTCTGTTGGCAAACTATTCATCGTTTTCGTTCGCTCCTTGATTTCTTTTCTCGTCCATTCAATGATGTTCGTCGTGTAAATCATCGGCATAATCGATGACGGGTACTGCAGACATGTCAAAAGGACACCAAGACCTTGTTCCCAAGATTGGGCACTTCTTTTCTCAGGTTTCTTTGAAGGTTTGGAAGTACGCGTCGTCGCGCGTACTATCTTGTTAGATTGGCTTGTGGACTTCCACCATGGCTGATTGATCTTTTTGCGTGTGGCATTCAGGGCATTTCGAACTTTATGCACCACGCATCGCGGCACATCTGCTTTTGGATAGACTTCCTTCATGGCATCTTCTAAAGTAGGTAACCCGTCAGAAACCCCAACAAGAATCTTTTTCACACCTTTTTCGTAGAGGTCAAGGAGGATCTCTGTCCAACCGAGCGCACTTTCTTTCCCACCGACATAG
The Salipaludibacillus sp. LMS25 DNA segment above includes these coding regions:
- a CDS encoding transglutaminase family protein, whose amino-acid sequence is MELICDSSNLENYLIETAEVNYSHPLIKEMASSLFSQLHLDVDKAKAAFEFVRDKVSHSWDIQGTLVTSKASDVLSYRQGICYAKSMLLAALLRSQRIPTGFCYQRLMLFDTPKKGYSIHALNAVFFKSLNKWIRLDARGNKEGINAQFSINKEKLAFSVNEGCDEKDYPVIYSNPHPKTVIVLNMYTNAIEMYKRHLPTYV
- a CDS encoding RNA polymerase alpha subunit C-terminal domain-containing protein; translated protein: MTVEKNLRVCEKGHTYYKSSECPSCPTCDKDKPKNGFLAKLSSPARNALLHEGIDTLKKLSTYTEKDILNIHGIGPASLPVMRTLLVKEGLSFKK
- a CDS encoding DinB family protein is translated as MTNSLAKEISESNWDVQLTPQLGTLRKLFKHMVRVRDVYCDGLKTGDIYFPGKRTSGENSLVHELERSMKQLEVEFKQTKFKSIRMGTEHLTIMDLLSTAIQHEGIHQGQYFVALKQSGFKLPKQWEEDWQR
- a CDS encoding class I SAM-dependent methyltransferase; this encodes MGNTDKFEIIANTYDTPDRMKIAQVSSDAIRQYLVDTKSKKAIDFGCGTGLVGMNLLNEFNSMLFLDTSPNMINQIKQKITDVNIQNADTLCFDIEKENLSGVHADYVFMSQVLLHIHDVELVLSRLFDVLNEGGHLLIADFNKNENIVSDIVHNGFNPEELTDIMTKIGYKDIQFKTFYTGSKIFMGHDASMFILDSKKE
- a CDS encoding DUF6544 family protein, producing MVRKLFEKERAREIDKCSNIINSEVFSERDITFLPEPVQKYFKVCGYMGRPKIFNADVIWKKSFIKLSPEKGWTELETRQFNSVIEPVRIAYMKALSMPLQVRDIYRDGQGHMYGKLFNLIPVVNAKGKEISQSSLITLFTEILFIPSYSLQSYIKWEPIDSVTAKARFIHKNIDVTGTFHFDETGKFSRFETNDRYYNKKGGKFIKKRFSAIADSYLEKDGVQIPNKVRIIWHLDNGDYDYFKGEIGNIIYNIRD
- a CDS encoding SMI1/KNR4 family protein — encoded protein: MWKNYISSISKDYSFKPPTSNIEIAHISEELNVELPKKLHELYSETNGVFDSFDCPLIWSTSQMVKDNLFFRNFPDYKDSYMPFEHLLFFSDNGCGDLFGFAILNGSIQTEDIYVWDHEDDSRTWVASSLEVFIKGWITGEITT